A genomic window from Lycium barbarum isolate Lr01 chromosome 4, ASM1917538v2, whole genome shotgun sequence includes:
- the LOC132637946 gene encoding uncharacterized protein LOC132637946 produces the protein MGVRVCVELKREKSVLGMYPLCVSITDNDVEEIATGECVFRDDVLQLGYDDNLEYMAAYDSNEFDLSNCGKAVVFLDEDNKLIISNAEQKDIFVNQIYKDKDTLKLVMANYAIRERFNFKTERSNAISYTIVCMSPECEWKLRASSVEKSELFRIRYFHDEQTCPLKDKVYSQRQATSWFIGESVVKPKIANHKRKVSPGDIMDDVKNEFGVDVSYMLAWRAREKAMHDLRGDPAASYNKFPAYVYILDKTYPGSYVKMHKSCETEFLYFFVALKAFIKGFECCRSIVIVDGAHLKNTYNGTFVSASTLDGASNILPLAYGFIDSENDKSWTWFFEQFKQAYGIRDNMCVVSDRHESIIKAVYRVYPTVPHLACIWHLWKNVTKKYKSNDEVLSPVFYSLAKAYTQDEFNKMMEKIENVDIRVKEYLNDAGREK, from the exons ATGGGAGTTAGGGTGTGTGTTGAGCTTAAGAGGGAAAAAAGTGTTTTGGGGATGTATCCATTGTGCGTTAGTATTACAGATAATGATGTTGAGGAGATTGCAACTGGTGAGTGTGTTTTTAGAGACGATGTGCTTCAACTTGGATACGATGATAATTTGGAGTATATGGCTGCGTATGATTCGAATGAATTTGATCTGTCAAATTGTGGAAAGGCTGTTGTATTTTTAGATGAGGACAACAAATTGATTATTTCCAACGCAGAACAGAAGGACATTTTTGTAAATCAAATTTACAAGGATAAGGATACATTGAAATTGGTAATGGCGAATTATGCTATCCGAGAACGATTCAACTTCAAAACTGAGAGATCAAATGCTATAAG ctATACAATCGTATGTATGTCACCTGAATGTGAATGGAAATTACGAGCGTCAAGTGTTGAAAAATCTGAACTGTTCAGAATTAGGTATTTCCATGACGAACAGACATGCCCTTTGAAGGACAAGGTATATTCACAGAGGCAAGCAACAAGTTGGTTTATTGGGGAATCGGTTGTTAAGCCGAAAATAGCGAACCACAAGAGGAAAGTCAGCCCTGGGGATATAATGGACGACGTAAAAAATGAATTCGGCGTAGATGTTTCTTACATGCTGGCCTGGAGAGCTAGAGAAAAAGCTATGCATGATTTGAGGGGGGATCCTGCTGCTTCATACAATAAATTTCCGGCATATGTGTATATCCTAGATAAAACATATCCTGGATCATATGTTAAAATGCATAAATCATGTGAAACTGAGTTCCTGTATTTCTTTGTTGCACTCAAAGCATTCATAAAGGGATTCGAGTGTTGTAGATCAATAGTGATAGTGGATGGTGCACACCTTAAAAACACGTATAATGGTACATTTGTATCCGCAAGTACTTTGGATGGTGCAA GTAATATTCTACCACTGGCATATGGTTTCATAGATTCGGAAAATGATAAGTCCTGGACTTGGTTCTTTGAGCAGTTcaagcaagcttatggtattaggGATAACATGTGTGTCGTATCCGACAGACACGAAAGCATAATCAAAGCGGTGTATCGGGTGTATCCTACTGTTCCTCATTTGGCCTGCATATGGCATTTGTGGAAAAATGTGACTAAGAAATACAAGTCGAATGATGAAGTATTGAGTCCTGTGTTTTATTCACTCGCCAAAGCATACACACAGGATGAGTTCAATAAAATGATGGAAAAGATTGAGAATGTTGATATACGAGTAAAGGAATATTTGAATGATGCTGGAAGGGAGAAATAG
- the LOC132637947 gene encoding uncharacterized protein LOC132637947, which translates to MTSNIAECINGKLVAARELHVFDFLEEVRRMFGRLNCTNRKNGTYTFSSLSRRYQEMLSMNEYKLLRMRVEASTEYVYTVNDGPRRFIIDLKRKTCSCRMFQMDEIPCSHARAVLKSKNLTADAYCSELFKPNTVVNTYDVPIDPLPDESEWNVPTHILDEVVLPKKKRDKPLMELMIGKRRNACSTCGRLGHNRRSCGNEPLKKKKINV; encoded by the exons ATGACTTCGAATATAGCGgaatgtattaatggaaaactGGTAGCGGCTAGAGAGTTGCATGTAtttgatttccttgaagaagtTAGGAGGATGTTTGGGAGATTGAATTGCACAAATAGGAAAAATGGTACATACACATTCTCATCACTTTCGAGACGATACCAAGAAATGCTCTCAATGAACGAGTATAAATTGTTACGCATGAGG GTTGAAGCATCAACTGAATATGTTTATACGGTTAATGATGGACCGCGACGTTTCATAATTGATTTGAAGAGGAAAACTTGCAGTTGCAGGATGTTTCAAATGGACGAAATACCATGTTCACATGCCCGGGCTGTATTAAAGAGTAAAAATCTAACGGCTGATGCATATTGCTCAGAATTATTCAAGCCAAATACAGTGGTGAATACGTATGATGTGCCGATTGATCCACTTCCCGACGAGAGTGAGTGGAATGTTCCAACACACATATTGGATGAGGTTGTTCtgccaaaaaagaaaagggaTAAGCCATTAATGGAGTTGATGATTGGTAAACGTAGGAATGCTTGTAGTACATGTGGACGTCTTGGTCATAACAGGCGTTCGTGTGGTAATGAGCCActtaagaagaagaaaataaatgTCTAG